One Novosphingobium sp. G106 DNA segment encodes these proteins:
- the kdpA gene encoding potassium-transporting ATPase subunit KdpA, with protein MTIQGWMLILLFTAITVALAKPMGLWLFAVYEGRRTPFHAILGPVERGFYKLAGIDPAAEQGWRRYAVHMLLFQVATLLFTYVILRFQDLLPMNPRGLAGLSPDGAMNVAISFTTNTNWQWYSGEVALSNLSQMLGLTIHNFLSAATGIAIAFALIRGFARRETNGIGNFWADMTRITLYVLLPICLLYAFYLIASGVPQTFAASVDATTLEGVKQSIALGPVASQEAIKMLGTNGGGFFNANSAHPFENPSALTNLVQMLSIFAIGVGMTWVFGKAVGNTRQGWAILAAMMTLFLAGTAITYWQEAAGNPVLHQLGLAGANMEGKEVRFGAAASALFAVVTTDASCGAVNAMHDSFTALGGMIPLFNMQLGEVVIGGVGAGLYGFLLFALLAIFVAGLMVGRTPEYVGKKIESREVKFAVLGIAVLPLMILGGTALASVLPAGLAGPLNKGPHGFTEILYAFSSATANNGSAFAGLTAGTPFYNGLLGVAMWVGRFFMIVPALAIAGSLAAKKVHPASAGSFPTTGLLWVGLLVGIILIVGGLTFLPALALGPIADHLAMIRGQLF; from the coding sequence ATGACAATCCAGGGCTGGATGCTCATCCTCCTGTTCACCGCCATCACCGTGGCGCTCGCCAAGCCGATGGGGCTGTGGCTTTTCGCGGTCTACGAAGGCCGGCGGACGCCATTCCATGCCATACTCGGCCCGGTCGAGCGTGGCTTCTACAAGCTTGCCGGCATCGATCCCGCCGCCGAGCAGGGCTGGCGCCGCTATGCGGTGCACATGCTGCTTTTCCAGGTGGCGACCCTGCTGTTCACTTACGTCATCCTGCGCTTCCAGGACCTGCTGCCGATGAACCCGCGAGGGCTCGCAGGCCTCAGCCCCGACGGCGCGATGAACGTGGCGATCAGCTTCACCACCAATACCAACTGGCAATGGTATTCGGGCGAGGTAGCGCTGTCGAACCTCAGCCAGATGCTGGGGCTGACGATCCATAACTTCCTCTCGGCCGCCACGGGCATCGCCATCGCCTTCGCGCTGATCCGCGGCTTTGCGCGGCGCGAGACCAATGGCATCGGCAACTTCTGGGCCGATATGACGCGCATCACTCTCTACGTGCTGCTGCCGATCTGCCTGCTTTATGCCTTCTACCTGATCGCCAGCGGCGTGCCGCAGACCTTCGCCGCCTCGGTCGACGCGACCACGCTCGAAGGCGTCAAGCAGTCGATCGCGCTCGGCCCGGTCGCCTCGCAGGAGGCGATCAAGATGCTCGGCACCAATGGCGGCGGCTTCTTCAACGCCAACTCGGCGCATCCCTTCGAGAACCCGAGCGCGTTGACCAATCTCGTCCAGATGCTGTCGATCTTCGCAATCGGCGTCGGCATGACCTGGGTCTTCGGCAAGGCCGTGGGCAACACGCGCCAGGGCTGGGCGATCCTCGCCGCGATGATGACGCTGTTCCTCGCGGGCACGGCGATCACCTATTGGCAGGAGGCCGCGGGCAATCCGGTGCTGCATCAGCTCGGCCTCGCCGGCGCCAATATGGAGGGCAAGGAAGTACGCTTCGGCGCGGCCGCCTCGGCGCTGTTCGCCGTGGTGACGACCGATGCGTCCTGCGGCGCGGTCAACGCGATGCACGACAGCTTCACCGCGCTCGGCGGCATGATCCCGCTGTTCAACATGCAGCTCGGCGAAGTGGTGATCGGCGGCGTAGGCGCGGGGCTCTATGGTTTCCTGCTGTTCGCCCTGCTGGCGATCTTCGTCGCCGGGCTGATGGTCGGCCGCACGCCCGAATATGTCGGCAAGAAGATCGAGAGCCGCGAGGTCAAGTTCGCGGTGCTCGGGATCGCCGTGCTGCCGCTGATGATCCTCGGCGGAACCGCGCTCGCCTCGGTGCTGCCGGCAGGGCTCGCGGGGCCGCTCAACAAGGGCCCGCACGGCTTCACCGAGATCCTCTACGCCTTCTCCTCGGCAACGGCGAACAACGGTTCGGCCTTCGCCGGGCTGACCGCGGGCACGCCGTTCTACAACGGCCTCCTCGGCGTCGCGATGTGGGTCGGGCGGTTCTTCATGATCGTCCCAGCGCTCGCCATCGCCGGCAGCCTCGCGGCGAAGAAGGTCCACCCGGCCTCGGCGGGCTCGTTCCCGACGACCGGCCTGCTCTGGGTCGGGCTGCTCGTCGGCATCATCCTGATCGTCGGCGGACTGACCTTCCTGCCCGCGCTCGCGCTCGGCCCGATCGCCGATCATCTCGCGATGATCCGCGGCCAGCTCTTCTGA